One region of Wyeomyia smithii strain HCP4-BCI-WySm-NY-G18 chromosome 3, ASM2978416v1, whole genome shotgun sequence genomic DNA includes:
- the LOC129728911 gene encoding uncharacterized protein LOC129728911 gives MSVDVTSWSLPTGIQLADPSFYDPGSIDVVLGAEVFFDLFKASGRISLGDTLPTLVNSVFGWIVSGKVSEGAPRSAFVCNVASTADLHNDMERFWAIEDEPTTAYSPEEALCGKIFSETVTRDSDGRYVVRLPLKRNLLDNLGDNRRSALHRYRLIENRLGRDPGLATEYRKFMDEYFQLGHMERIDENNASSQAFFLPHHPVIRAESSTTKVRVVFDASCKSATGRSLNDVMLVGPTVQQDWRSIIIRSRLHPIMLIADITKMYRQIRLHPGDTHLQRTPDEPIGVYELKTVTYGTASAPFLATRVVSQLATDEKCHYPLAAEVACKDFYVDDLFTGAKTVNEAIELRKQMEAMFNSAGMKLRKWASNVPASLQDVPEENRAIKDLVDFDKDQSIKTLGLHWEPQTDRLKYVIPNITIDRESAVTKRNTLSSVAKLFDPLGLVGCGVLRTATTHDCDQELPENLFSDASETAYGVYVKSTNSSGQTKTALLTSRSKVAPPKQISIPRLELRGARSAAELYGKVSDSLRIDARIHFWVYSTTVLSWLQARPLTWTTFVANRVATIQRLTQNCEWHFVHGVENPADIISRGLPADELASCKVWWEGPTWLRKSSEFWPTSPLETQSNPECSREVRKTAHIATSQPDSSFIDEYIALFSSYSRLVRTTAYWRRLSTVLRTPRAERKMFEPLTLSELQGAEFALIRCVQQAAFPEEWKTLYKN, from the coding sequence ATGTCAGTTGATGTGACGtcatggtcccttccaacgggaATACAGTTAGCCGATCCATCCTTTTATGATCCCGGCTCCATCGATGTAGTACTCGGAGCAGAAGTGTTTTTTGACCTATTCAAGGCTTCAGGTCGAATTTCACTCGGAGATACTCTGCCTACGCTTGTTAATTCGGTTTTCGGATGGATCGTGTCCGGAAAAGTAAGCGAAGGCGCTCCTCGAAGTGCGTTTGTTTGTAACGTTGCAAGTACGGCGGATCTGCATAACGATATGGAACGTTTTTGGGCAATTGAAGACGAACCTACTACAGCGTACTCTCCAGAAGAGGCACTTTGTGGGAAAATTTTCTCCGAAACCGTCACTCGAGACTCTGACGGTCGCTATGTTGTACGATTACCACTAAAAAGAAATCTATTGGACAATTTGGGTGATAATAGGCGTTCCGCCCTACATCGCTATCGACTTATCGAAAATCGTCTAGGTCGCGATCCCGGTTTAGCGACGGAGTATAGAAAATTCATGGACGAGTATTTTCAGCTTGGCCACATGGAGAGAATCGATGAAAACAACGCCTCCTCTCAAGCCTTCTTCCTTCCTCATCATCCAGTGATTCGAGCGGAGAGCAGTACGACGAAGGTTCGCGTCGTATTTGATGCCTCCTGTAAGAGCGCAACAGGCCGGTCTCTAAATGACGTCATGCTTGTAGGGCCCACCGTGCAACAGGATTGGAGGTCCATAATCATTCGGTCTCGTTTACACCCAATAATGCTCATCGCCGACATTACAAAGATGTATCGGCAGATTCGGCTACACCCAGGAGACACACATCTGCAAAGGACTCCGGACGAACCTATTGGTGTATACGAGCTCAAAACGGTTACCTACGGTACCGCTTCGGCACCATTCTTAGCGACTCGAGTTGTTTCGCAGCTGGCAACGGATGAAAAGTGCCACTATCCTTTGGCAGCAGAGGTGGCGTGCAAAGACTTTTATGTCGATGACCTTTTCACTGGTGCAAAAACGGTCAACGAAGCAATTGAGTTACGTAAACAAATGGAAGCAATGTTCAACTCGGCAGGCATGAAGTTACGAAAATGGGCAAGCAATGTTCCAGCTTCTCTTCAAGACGTTCCAGAGGAAAACCGTGCGATCAAGGATCTAGTGGACTTCGATAAGGATCAGTCAATAAAAACTTTGGGCTTACATTGGGAGCCTCAAACTGATCGGCTAAAGTATGTCATCCCGAACATAACGATCGACCGAGAATCTGCAGTTACCAAACGGAACACACTCTCTTCTGTCGCCAAATTGTTCGATCCCTTGGGCCTAGTCGGTTGTGGGGTCTTAAGAACAGCAACGACACACGATTGTGATCAAGAGTTACCTGAAAACCTTTTCTCGGATGCTTCCGAGACGGCATATGGCGTTTACGTCAAATCAACGAATTCGTCGGGACAAACGAAAACTGCGTTACTCACTTCGCGTTCCAAGGTTGCTCCTCCAAAGCAAATAAGCATCCCTCGCCTCGAGCTTCGCGGAGCTCGTTCGGCAGCCGAGTTATATGGCAAGGTATCCGATTCGCTTCGTATTGATGCTAGAATTCACTTCTGGGTTTATTCAACAACAGTACTGAGTTGGCTTCAGGCAAGACCGTTAACATGGACTACGTTTGTAGCAAACAGAGTGGCTACAATCCAACGCTTAACTCAAAATTGTGAGTGGCATTTCGTTCATGGGGTAGAAAATCCTGCAGACATCATATCCAGAGGGCTTCCTGCAGACGAACTAGCTTCCTGTAAGGTCTGGTGGGAAGGACCCACATGGCTTCGAAAATCATCGGAGTTCTGGCCCACTTCGCCGTTGGAGACACAATCCAATCCCGAATGTTCGAGGGAAGTTCGAAAGACTGCTCATATAGCTACATCACAACCAGATTCTTCATTTATCGACGAGTATATCGCTCTTTTCTCCAGTTATAGCCGCTTGGTGCGAACGACAGCGTATTGGAGACGACTTTCCACCGTCTTACGAACTCCAAGAGCTGAACGTAAAATGTTTGAACCACTTACGTTAAGTGAGCTGCAAGGTGCTGAATTTGCTCTCATTCGATGTGTGCAGCAGGCCGCCTTTCCAGAGGAATGGAAAACACTATATAAAAATTGA